A stretch of the Paenibacillus dendritiformis genome encodes the following:
- a CDS encoding ABC transporter substrate-binding protein: MLRKWKIALLLTLVVAMISGCFGEKPVLDELGKDGKGKIKVVYYSEEGFYSDYGNSFNVKYPDIEFEVVSQQEMYQELQGNEDADYREEMRKFLDKHKPDVLMIDLQTMEKMAQEGKLYNLDAIIAQEKFDLEGFMPGLIDMIRAKGSGSLYGLAPNFYTNVIFYNAGLFREHNIEPPRNKMTWQELIDLSSRFSGIGSGENQIYGYYERFGSADQLLNRIAQGSSLRLFDAKGEKLVFNTDGWKQAMKLASEAIRNKAIYTQPMDESDERVFMGDNDLFFKGKAAMILDGPWVISEFKNRMMWDKEAKEIDWGMVTAPVDPANPEESSYASLNEVFAIAADSPNKRAAWEFVKFVNGTEMAKAASRSSRGTLPTRNQFMKEMDGKSTEAFYLLRPKAEYESMWGGPNVRIPSDFYRDFSKIMTTEMKAVVDNKKTVEEAAAAIQAKGEEALQKGREAEKARKAAQKGAEGDSGKAAEDNKTGDSGSAEAGTSEGD; encoded by the coding sequence GTGCTAAGGAAATGGAAGATTGCTCTGCTATTGACTCTGGTCGTGGCCATGATCAGCGGCTGCTTCGGCGAGAAGCCGGTGCTTGACGAGCTGGGGAAGGACGGCAAGGGAAAAATTAAAGTTGTCTACTATAGTGAAGAAGGCTTTTACTCGGATTATGGCAATAGTTTTAACGTGAAATATCCGGATATTGAATTTGAAGTGGTAAGTCAGCAAGAAATGTATCAGGAATTGCAGGGTAATGAAGATGCCGATTATCGGGAAGAAATGCGGAAGTTCCTGGACAAGCATAAGCCGGACGTATTGATGATTGATTTGCAGACGATGGAGAAGATGGCCCAGGAAGGCAAGCTTTATAACCTGGACGCCATCATCGCCCAGGAGAAATTCGATCTGGAAGGATTTATGCCGGGCCTCATCGATATGATTCGAGCCAAGGGGAGCGGCTCGCTCTACGGATTGGCTCCTAATTTCTACACCAATGTCATCTTCTATAATGCCGGGTTGTTCCGGGAGCATAATATAGAACCGCCGCGCAATAAAATGACTTGGCAGGAGCTGATCGATCTGTCGAGCCGCTTCTCGGGCATCGGTTCGGGCGAGAATCAAATCTATGGCTACTACGAACGATTCGGTTCCGCGGACCAACTGTTGAACAGAATAGCGCAAGGCTCCTCGCTGCGCTTGTTCGACGCCAAAGGGGAAAAGCTCGTCTTCAATACGGATGGCTGGAAGCAGGCGATGAAGCTGGCTTCAGAAGCGATTCGGAACAAGGCGATCTATACTCAACCAATGGATGAGAGCGATGAACGCGTGTTTATGGGAGACAACGATCTCTTTTTCAAAGGCAAGGCGGCGATGATTCTCGATGGACCTTGGGTGATCTCCGAATTCAAGAACCGCATGATGTGGGATAAGGAAGCCAAGGAAATCGACTGGGGCATGGTGACCGCGCCTGTCGATCCGGCGAATCCGGAGGAATCATCGTATGCGTCGCTGAACGAGGTATTCGCTATCGCGGCCGATTCCCCGAACAAGCGGGCGGCCTGGGAGTTCGTCAAATTCGTGAACGGGACGGAAATGGCGAAGGCGGCTTCCCGCTCTTCGCGTGGAACTCTGCCGACACGGAACCAGTTCATGAAAGAAATGGACGGCAAAAGCACGGAAGCTTTCTATTTGCTCCGGCCGAAGGCGGAGTACGAATCGATGTGGGGCGGACCGAACGTGAGAATCCCGTCCGATTTCTACCGGGATTTCTCTAAGATTATGACGACAGAAATGAAAGCCGTGGTCGATAACAAGAAGACGGTTGAGGAAGCCGCCGCCGCCATCCAGGCCAAAGGCGAGGAAGCGCTGCAAAAGGGCAGAGAAGCGGAGAAAGCGCGCAAAGCGGCCCAAAAGGGCGCGGAAGGCGACAGCGGAAAAGCCGCGGAGGATAACAAAACCGGGGATTCAGGCAGTGCGGAGGCTGGCACATCCGAAGGGGATTGA